In Delphinus delphis chromosome 18, mDelDel1.2, whole genome shotgun sequence, the following proteins share a genomic window:
- the LOC132413790 gene encoding NEDD4-binding protein 2-like 1 isoform X1, with translation MEESFLESFGRLSLRQQQQPPRPPAPPPPRGTPPRRHSFRKHLYLLRGLPGSGKTTLARQLQHDFPRALIFSTDDFFFREDGAYEFNPDFLEEAHEWNQKRARKAMRNGISPIIIDNTNLHAWEMKPYAVMALENNYEVIFREPDTRWKFNVQELARRNIHGVPREKIHRMKERYEHDVTFYSVLHAEKPSRANRNQDRNNASPSDGAGYWNTCAEFPNRRAHGGFTNESSFNRRGGCHHGY, from the exons ATGGAGGAGAGTTTTCTTGAATCCTTTGGGAGGCTGAGCCtccggcagcagcagcagccgcctcggccgcccgccccgccgcccccgcgTGGGACACCTCCGCGCCGCCACAGCTTTCGGAAACACCTCTACCTCCTGCGAGGCCTCCCGGGCTCGGGGAAAACTACGCTGGCCAG ACAATTGCAACACGACTTTCCCAGGGCCCTGATTTTCAGCACGGATGATTTTTTCTTCAGGGAAGATGGTGCCTATGAATTCAATCctgacttcctggaggaagctcATGAATGGAACCAGAAAAGAG CAAGAAAAGCAATGAGGAATGGCATATCCCCCATTATTATTGATAATACCAACCTCCACGCCTGGGAAATGAAGCCCTATGCAGTCATG GCACTTGAAAATAACTATGAAGTTATATTCCGAGAACCTGACACTCGCTGGAAATTCAACGTTCAAGAGTTAGCAAG AAGAAACATTCATGGAGTCCCAAGAGAGAAAATACACCGAATGAAAGAACGGTATGAACATGATGTTACCTTTTACAGTGTGCTGCATGCCGAAAAACCAAGCAGAGCGAACAGAAACCAGGACAGGAACAATGCATCTCCTTCCGACGGTGCAGGATACTGGAACACCTGCGCAGAGTTCCCAAACCGGAGGGCTCATGGCGGCTTCACTAATGAGAGCTCCTTTAACAGAAGGGGTGGTTGTCACCATGGGTATTAG
- the LOC132413790 gene encoding NEDD4-binding protein 2-like 1 isoform X2, producing MEESFLESFGRLSLRQQQQPPRPPAPPPPRGTPPRRHSFRKHLYLLRGLPGSGKTTLARQLQHDFPRALIFSTDDFFFREDGAYEFNPDFLEEAHEWNQKRARKAMRNGISPIIIDNTNLHAWEMKPYAVMVYQTEQKNLFRLEMDMVVFRPEMKKHSWSPKRENTPNERTV from the exons ATGGAGGAGAGTTTTCTTGAATCCTTTGGGAGGCTGAGCCtccggcagcagcagcagccgcctcggccgcccgccccgccgcccccgcgTGGGACACCTCCGCGCCGCCACAGCTTTCGGAAACACCTCTACCTCCTGCGAGGCCTCCCGGGCTCGGGGAAAACTACGCTGGCCAG ACAATTGCAACACGACTTTCCCAGGGCCCTGATTTTCAGCACGGATGATTTTTTCTTCAGGGAAGATGGTGCCTATGAATTCAATCctgacttcctggaggaagctcATGAATGGAACCAGAAAAGAG CAAGAAAAGCAATGAGGAATGGCATATCCCCCATTATTATTGATAATACCAACCTCCACGCCTGGGAAATGAAGCCCTATGCAGTCATG GTATATCAGACCGAACAAAAGAATCTTTTCAGGCTGGAAATGGACATGGTAGTTTTCAGGCCAGAAATG AAGAAACATTCATGGAGTCCCAAGAGAGAAAATACACCGAATGAAAGAACGGTATGA
- the LOC132413790 gene encoding NEDD4-binding protein 2-like 1 isoform X3, translated as MEESFLESFGRLSLRQQQQPPRPPAPPPPRGTPPRRHSFRKHLYLLRGLPGSGKTTLARQLQHDFPRALIFSTDDFFFREDGAYEFNPDFLEEAHEWNQKRGISDRTKESFQAGNGHGSFQARNEETFMESQERKYTE; from the exons ATGGAGGAGAGTTTTCTTGAATCCTTTGGGAGGCTGAGCCtccggcagcagcagcagccgcctcggccgcccgccccgccgcccccgcgTGGGACACCTCCGCGCCGCCACAGCTTTCGGAAACACCTCTACCTCCTGCGAGGCCTCCCGGGCTCGGGGAAAACTACGCTGGCCAG ACAATTGCAACACGACTTTCCCAGGGCCCTGATTTTCAGCACGGATGATTTTTTCTTCAGGGAAGATGGTGCCTATGAATTCAATCctgacttcctggaggaagctcATGAATGGAACCAGAAAAGAG GTATATCAGACCGAACAAAAGAATCTTTTCAGGCTGGAAATGGACATGGTAGTTTTCAGGCCAGAAATG AAGAAACATTCATGGAGTCCCAAGAGAGAAAATACACCGAATGA
- the LOC132413790 gene encoding NEDD4-binding protein 2-like 1 isoform X4, whose amino-acid sequence MEESFLESFGRLSLRQQQQPPRPPAPPPPRGTPPRRHSFRKHLYLLRGLPGSGKTTLARDDWCEHFPGSLKIVPLDSLHHKIVGDFGQSPAFNSFYFPLHVNTEKELDDLLKIFLALNF is encoded by the exons ATGGAGGAGAGTTTTCTTGAATCCTTTGGGAGGCTGAGCCtccggcagcagcagcagccgcctcggccgcccgccccgccgcccccgcgTGGGACACCTCCGCGCCGCCACAGCTTTCGGAAACACCTCTACCTCCTGCGAGGCCTCCCGGGCTCGGGGAAAACTACGCTGGCCAG GGACGACTGGTGTGAGCACTTCCCTGGGAGTCTGAAGATTGTGCCTTTAGATTCTCTTCATCACAAAATAGTTGGTGACTTTGGGCAATCACCTGCCTTtaattctttttactttcctttaCATGTGAATACTGAGAAGGAATTAGATGATTTACTGAAGATCTTTCTAGCTCTTAATTTCTAG